One Setaria viridis chromosome 3, Setaria_viridis_v4.0, whole genome shotgun sequence DNA window includes the following coding sequences:
- the LOC117850510 gene encoding rho GDP-dissociation inhibitor 1: MDDKKEKEKEKHEGTEHEEEEEDEDGNKRAVVLGPQVPLKEQLELDKDDESLRRWKEQLLGQVDTEQLGETAEPEVKVLNLTILSPGRPDLVLPIPFQADEKGYAFALKDGSPYSFRFSFIVSNNIVSGLKYTNTVWKTGVRVENQKMMLGTFSPQQEPYIYEGEEETTPAGIFARGSYSAKLKFFDDDGKCYLEMSYYFEIRKEWPATQ, from the exons ATGGATGataagaaggagaaggagaaggagaagcacgAAGGGACCGaacatgaggaggaggaagaggatgaagatggtAACAAGCGCGCCGTTGTGCTTGGCCCCCAAGTCCCCCTCAAGGAACAGCTCGAGCTCGATAAG GATGATGAGAGCCTCAGGAGGTGGAAGGAACAACTCCTTGGACAAGTTGACACAGAGCAGCTCGGAG AAACTGCGGAGCCAGAGGTCAAGGTGTTGAACCTGACAATTTTGTCGCCAGGCCGGCCAGATCTAGTCTTGCCCATCCCATTCCAGGCAGATGAGAAGGGCTATGCATTCGCACTAAAGGATGGCAGCCCCTACAGCTTCCGTTTCTCCTTCATCGTGTCCAACAACATCGTGTCGGGCCTCAAGTACACCAACACTGTTTGGAAGACCGGAGTTAGAG TGGAGAACCAGAAGATGATGCTGGGAACGTTCAGTCCCCAGCAAGAGCCCTATATCTACGAGGGCGAAGAAGAGACTACCCCTGCTGGCATTTTTGCAAGAGGTTCCTATTCTGCTAAACTAAAG TTTTTTGATGACGATGGCAAGTGCTACTTGGAGATGAGTTACTACTTTGAGATAAGGAAGGAGTGGCCAGCGACCCAATGA